CGTCTTAGCCAGATTTTCTGGCTCGTGTGGATCAAGCGGATCTGGGCGACCGTGGCCCACATCACAAAATGGGCAGCGCCTGGTGCATTTATCTCCCATAATCATAAAGGTCGCCGTGCCTTTGCCAAAGCATTCGCCAATATTGGGACAGCTTGCCTCTTCGCAAACGGTATGTAACTTGTGCTCGCGCAAAATTTGCTTAATCTCGTAGAAACGTGAGTTTGAGCTGCCAGTGGCTGCTTTGACACGAATCCAGTCTGGTTTTTTTAATTTTTCAGCAGGTACGATCTTAATTGGAATGCGCGCTGTCTTAGCTTGAGATTTCTGCTTAACAGTAGGATCATAGAGGGGTTGCACACCTTCTATCGTGGACGAAGCGGCAAATTGGCTTACCGGTGTTTCTGCGGTCATACGACTATCCTATTCAGCAACACAAGCGGCAGGTTGGTTTTTTGCCAGGCCGAGCGTGTGCATAGTAATATGTTTAGTTAACTGGGTAGCAAGCGTCTGAGCAACTTCGCACCAGTCGGCGACAACGCCCAACGTAGCCATATCGACAATTTTTAAACCTGCATAACCGCAAGGGTTAATGTCATGAAATGGCTGTAAATCCATCTTTACGTTTAAACTCACGCCATGGTAGCTACAGCCGCGGCGGATTTTGAGTCCTAGTGCGGCAATTTTTGCGCCATGCAATAAATCAGCCGTTTCCTGCTCTGCGGATCCCGCATAGTAAATCCCTGGCGCCCCAGATTTACGCTCACCGACGATATTATACGCTGCCAGCGTATCAATCGCCGCTTGCTCAATATAGTTAACGAGTTCGCGCACCATTAACTGACGGCGGCGCAAATCGCACAACAGATAAGCGACCACTTGACCCGGGCCGTGATAAGTAATTTGCCCACCACGATCAACCTGCACCAGCTCAATGCTTGTATTAGGCGACAATAAATGGCTAGGTTTGCCGGCTTGCCCTAAAGTATAAACGGGCGGATGCTCGACTAGCCAAAGCTCATCCGGCGTATTGAGCGTTCGTGCATCCGTAAAAGCACGCATTGCAGCAAAGCTGGCTTGGTAAGGTTCAACGCCGCGCCATTGCACATGCATTTTTAAAGCATCGATATTTGTCAGCATTTATTCGGCCCCGCATTTGGCCTGCACAAACTAGAGAACCACCGATACCATCGGGTGCGAACTCAACGCGCGATATATCTCGTCCAAATGAGGACGATTACGTGCATGCACAGTACACGTCAGGCCAATGTAGTTGCCATTGCGTGAAGGACGCATTTCAATCGATGCGCCATCAAAATTAGCATCAAATTCTTTAAGCAATCGCTGTATCGCTTCAGCAAAACCGGGCTGGGTTTTACCTAATACTTTAATTGGGAAAGCGCACGGAAAATCGATCAATGATGCGTTAGCCGAGTCCATGCATGCACCCTTTGATTAAGGCCAAGAAAGTCATTGTTGCGCCGCTCAATGTTTGCCATCCAGCTTGTTTGCGCTTTCGTATGCAGCAAGCTGTTTCTCTTTCGCGCGCTGATAACCGGCATAAAGCGCCGCAAAAACAGGCCCAGGCCGGCCAGCGCCAACGGGACGATCATCTAGCCGAGTAATCGGCAAAATTTCTTTGCTAGCTGAACTCATCAAAATCTCATCGGCTGAACGCAACTCGGCCTCAGGAATCGGGCGCGCTTCAAATGTAATGCCGGCTTCTGCCGCCAGTTCCTCAAACAAGCGATAACGAATGCCTTCTAAAATCAGGTGATTAGCCGGCGGAGCATAAAGTCGACCGGCTTTTACTACCCAAATATTAGATGAGGAACCCTCCGTCAGCTCTCCATTACGTAACTGGATTGTTTCGAGTGCATCGCGTTCAGCCGCATACTGGGCCATCAACACATTGCCTAATAATGAGATGGATTTAATATCACAATGCAGCCAACGCTCATCCAACGCGGTAACGGCGGCTACCCCTTGCTCACGCTTAAGCGCACTAGGCGGGGTAAACGAATTGGCCATCACCATTACGGTTGGCGTACTGTGCGCCGGAAATACCTGGGCTCGGGCGGCAACGCCACGAGTTACCTGAATATAAATCAGGCAATTTGCATCATCCGCGTGCTGTTGAGCATGAAGGGTAATGGCTTTTTCGATAAGAGCGCGCCAGCCAACCTCATTAAATGGATCATTAATGCGAATTTTAGCGAGGCTGCGGGCAAGTCGCGCCAAATGATGCTCGATCCGAAACGGCCGCCAGACATTCACCCCTCGTTCAGAGATGCGATAAACTGGAATGACTTCATAGACGCCATCGCCAAAGATAAACCCCCGATCTAAGACTGAAATGCGCGCCTCAGATAGAGGCAACCATTCACCATTTAGATAAACTGTTGAATCTTTGATAGAGTGCAATGTCATACCCACTTCCGCCACATTTTTGACAACCAGAGTAAAGCCGTATCCCACAGTCGACCCAGCAAGCCCGCTTCTTTAACCTCTTCAAGTGCAACCAGTGGAAAGACCGCGATTTCTTGGTCATTCGCCATAACCTTCACCACGCCAACAGCTTGCCCGTCTTTAATCGGAGCCAGCAAAGGCGCATCTAATTGCACTATAGGCTTAATCTTTTCTCCAACGCCGCGCGGCACGGTGATGAATTTATCCGACTTTACGCCCACTTTAAGCGTATTAGAGACGCCCTTAAAAAGCCGCGGCGTATCGACGGGCTGCGCCCCTGCGTAAAGCTTGACCATATCATAAGCCTGATAACCGTAATTAAGCATTTTCAGGCTATCTTGCACGCGGTCATGCTCTTTGCGTTCCCCCATCATCACCGTTACTAAGCGGCGGTTCACGTCTGACGCTTGCGGCAATGGACGTTTCGCTGATGCCGCCAAGCAAAAACCCGCCGCTGTAGTATGGCCTGTTTTCAAGCCATCGACAGTGGAATCAAGCCATAACAATCGATTCCGGTTAAATTGTCGAATCTTATTGTAGGTATATTCTTTAAGCTCAAAAAGCGGATAATACTCTGGAAAATCTTGTATCAAATGCGCCGATAACAAGGCGACATCGCGTGCTGAAGTATAGTGTTGTGGATCAGGCAAACCATTCACATCTGCATAGTGCGTGTGTTTCATTCCTAAGCGCTGGGCCGCCTGGTTCATTAGGTTCACAAAATTAGCTTCATTGCCACCGATTAACTCAGCCAGCGCGATGGCCGCATCATTACCTGATTGCACCACCATCCCATGCAATAAATCAGAAATCGTAACCGGTTTATGCGCTTGAATAAACATGCGCGATTCATCCGGCTTAGCGCGCCGCACTGCCTCACTAGGAACGATAGTTTGCGCCATATCAATCTTTTTGGCTTTAAGCGCCTCGAACACCAGGTAAGCCGTCATCAATTTGGTTAACGAAGCCGGCTCAACGCGTTCATCTGGATTGCCCGCAGCAAGCACTTGATTACTCGTTACATCCATTAAGATCCATGAGCGCGCTAACACGGTAGGAGGCGGCACTTGCGCCTGCGCTAAAATAGACGTTAAAGCTAGCCAAGCGCCTAATAAGGATGAAATGAAGTAAGAGGACAAAATCGGAAATCGCATAGTTTGCATAAAAAAATAAAACTGAGAAAGGCGACGGAGAAGGGGCACTGGATGCTAGCTATGGCACTTTACTATACGCGCCAGCTCTCGACAATAATTCGTTTAAGTAGATGAAGCTTGCGATGAAAGAAATGGTCAGCGCCTGGAATAATGGTTACCGGCAATTCCTGCGGACGCGCCCAATCGAAAACCGCGGTTAGCGGAATCGTCTCATCTTGCTCCCCATGAATCACGATCGTATCTTCTGGCACTGGGGCCACAGCCCAACGGCCGGCGGCGGTGCCAACCAAAACTAGCCGCTGCACCTGGATATTATTTTGCGTCAAACGTTGCGCAAGATGCGACAATACAAAAGTGCCAAACGAAAACCCCGCTAATACAAGTGGCCCATCGGCGCAAAGTGGCTGTGCGCGAATATGCTCAAGCACCGCCAACAAATCATCTTGCTCGCCGTGACCATGATCATGCTCGCCTTCGGTGCGCCCCACCCCACGAAAATTTGAACGAACCGCAACGTAGCCCAGTTGCATGAGGGTGCGCGCTAAGGTATGGGCGACCTTATTATCCATCGTCCCCCCGAGTAAGGGATGCGGATGCGCAATCAACGCTACGCCACGCGCCGGAGGATTCTGTGCGCCGGTCTCTGGCGGCCAATCAACCGTTATTTCGATTTTGCCAATCGGCCCATCAATTAAATATTTTTTCGGGTCTGCCATTTTTTAATTTAAACACCTCAATCAATTGCTGCTCAATATAATCCCCGCTCTTTTTAAGTAACCAGAGAATTTTCTTGCGGAATCAATAACCGCTCAACAATCTTGCCGCCCACCAGATGCGAATCAATGATTTCATCAATATCAGCTTCATCGATATAGGAGTACCAAACGCCTTGCGGATACACCACTACGACTGGACCTTGCTCGCAACGATCCAGGCAGCCCGCTTTGTTAATACGAATTTGCGCCGGCCCACTCAAGCCCAGCTCGCGCACTCTTTTTTTTGCATATTCCTGCATTTTTTGCGCATTGCAATTCGCGCAACTAGGGCGCGTATCGTTAGTGCGCTGATTGGTGCAGAAAAAAACATGATGCCGATAAAAAAGAGTCATGATTCAGCCCGATTTCTGCATAATTCTATGCCCAGTTGTTTTAATTTTCGGTAAAGATGCGTACGCTCCAGACCGGCCCGTTCAGCAATGCGCGTCATGCTACCGTTGGCTTGTTTCAGATGGTATTCAAAATAGGCGCGCTCAAAAGCATCGCGCGCATCACGCAGTGGCAGTTTCAGAGAAATCGTCACGCACTCGCTCGGTGATGCTATGGCAGTTTCTGCCACACTGTGGCTCGCAATTGACAAGGCCACGGCCCCGATTGACGGCATGGTGGCTAACTCTGGCTCGGGCTGTGTGATTGGCCGTGGTGTGAATTGAGTATTCGCGCGCGCATTCATTTCCGCTGCGCGCACCAGCCCCTGCTTAACCGCCTGCAGCAATTTTTGCAGCGCAATCGGTTTTTCAAGAAAATCAAATGCCCCAATCCGAGTCGCCTCAACCGCGGTATCAATGGTTGCATGTCCCGAC
The Mycoavidus cysteinexigens genome window above contains:
- the lipB gene encoding lipoyl(octanoyl) transferase LipB; this encodes MLTNIDALKMHVQWRGVEPYQASFAAMRAFTDARTLNTPDELWLVEHPPVYTLGQAGKPSHLLSPNTSIELVQVDRGGQITYHGPGQVVAYLLCDLRRRQLMVRELVNYIEQAAIDTLAAYNIVGERKSGAPGIYYAGSAEQETADLLHGAKIAALGLKIRRGCSYHGVSLNVKMDLQPFHDINPCGYAGLKIVDMATLGVVADWCEVAQTLATQLTKHITMHTLGLAKNQPAACVAE
- a CDS encoding DUF493 family protein: MDSANASLIDFPCAFPIKVLGKTQPGFAEAIQRLLKEFDANFDGASIEMRPSRNGNYIGLTCTVHARNRPHLDEIYRALSSHPMVSVVL
- a CDS encoding D-amino acid aminotransferase, which translates into the protein MTLHSIKDSTVYLNGEWLPLSEARISVLDRGFIFGDGVYEVIPVYRISERGVNVWRPFRIEHHLARLARSLAKIRINDPFNEVGWRALIEKAITLHAQQHADDANCLIYIQVTRGVAARAQVFPAHSTPTVMVMANSFTPPSALKREQGVAAVTALDERWLHCDIKSISLLGNVLMAQYAAERDALETIQLRNGELTEGSSSNIWVVKAGRLYAPPANHLILEGIRYRLFEELAAEAGITFEARPIPEAELRSADEILMSSASKEILPITRLDDRPVGAGRPGPVFAALYAGYQRAKEKQLAAYESANKLDGKH
- a CDS encoding D-alanyl-D-alanine carboxypeptidase family protein; its protein translation is MQTMRFPILSSYFISSLLGAWLALTSILAQAQVPPPTVLARSWILMDVTSNQVLAAGNPDERVEPASLTKLMTAYLVFEALKAKKIDMAQTIVPSEAVRRAKPDESRMFIQAHKPVTISDLLHGMVVQSGNDAAIALAELIGGNEANFVNLMNQAAQRLGMKHTHYADVNGLPDPQHYTSARDVALLSAHLIQDFPEYYPLFELKEYTYNKIRQFNRNRLLWLDSTVDGLKTGHTTAAGFCLAASAKRPLPQASDVNRRLVTVMMGERKEHDRVQDSLKMLNYGYQAYDMVKLYAGAQPVDTPRLFKGVSNTLKVGVKSDKFITVPRGVGEKIKPIVQLDAPLLAPIKDGQAVGVVKVMANDQEIAVFPLVALEEVKEAGLLGRLWDTALLWLSKMWRKWV
- a CDS encoding alpha/beta hydrolase is translated as MADPKKYLIDGPIGKIEITVDWPPETGAQNPPARGVALIAHPHPLLGGTMDNKVAHTLARTLMQLGYVAVRSNFRGVGRTEGEHDHGHGEQDDLLAVLEHIRAQPLCADGPLVLAGFSFGTFVLSHLAQRLTQNNIQVQRLVLVGTAAGRWAVAPVPEDTIVIHGEQDETIPLTAVFDWARPQELPVTIIPGADHFFHRKLHLLKRIIVESWRV
- a CDS encoding (2Fe-2S) ferredoxin domain-containing protein, whose amino-acid sequence is MTLFYRHHVFFCTNQRTNDTRPSCANCNAQKMQEYAKKRVRELGLSGPAQIRINKAGCLDRCEQGPVVVVYPQGVWYSYIDEADIDEIIDSHLVGGKIVERLLIPQENSLVT
- a CDS encoding response regulator; its protein translation is MATILVVDDEMGIRELLSEILNDEGHLVDVAENAQEARAYCMRQAPDLVLLDIWMPDTDGVTLLKEWAAQGCLTMPVIMMSGHATIDTAVEATRIGAFDFLEKPIALQKLLQAVKQGLVRAAEMNARANTQFTPRPITQPEPELATMPSIGAVALSIASHSVAETAIASPSECVTISLKLPLRDARDAFERAYFEYHLKQANGSMTRIAERAGLERTHLYRKLKQLGIELCRNRAES